From a single Entelurus aequoreus isolate RoL-2023_Sb linkage group LG12, RoL_Eaeq_v1.1, whole genome shotgun sequence genomic region:
- the parpbp gene encoding PCNA-interacting partner isoform X2: MRAVVDALAQMVRTFRRACPRLKRSERTTVHGADAMLMVLQLAMADVSKQLSGEFKVALSNVLLAWKHLLLHKLHLRPPGAPRLENYDLILEAYEGFLTSSNTVDLVDIHSAYKELRGDSEELVSPVQLFEFLSGNATDGPASSFPSTPSSSQVIKAAVRRVFCSYLSLLVNTKNDLALALTLDVPSRSLGRRTFTDVKHAARSSSTSLFLALTSFVRAIQLGGKGYAPAETDPLRKHVKGLSSFVQFLDDLEEILGETPDPSVCGAKLVSAIRAALVKGCSGGDAVSAATEETATELKARICELNQEQKETSPGGGTGISPARPKAHTVNHATAYGGRDTVKLLMALLDEEALRPPCANKADLLSEDQPVLNGSQGTSVLALFRSPEVSTGSSPEPLKNRVQSRLDPLRPKVGPRTIRSQFACTYTDEEPPLNRVLDFHSTSQVPTCVHPAPKPRTVDAEAPSSGSRVLAPRSGNAPLTRDPDHTTKKRKRADEDLEKVRGEAKQTKTRTKRGAKKKLIAGQATLSSFFRV, encoded by the exons ATGCGCGCTGTAGTCGACGCGTTGGCGCAGATGGTGAGGACCTTCAGACGAGCGTGTCCTCGGCTGAAGCGGTCTGAGCGGACCACGGTTCACGGCGCTGACGCCATGCTGATGGTGCTGCAGCTGGCCATGGCTGACGTGAGCAAGCAG CTAAGTGGGGAGTTCAAGGTGGCTCTCAGCAACGTCCTGCTGGCGTGGAAACACTTACTGCTGCACAAGCTTCACCTGCGGCCCCCCGGGGCTCCACGCTTGGAGAACTATGATCTCATCCTGGAGGCGTACGAGGGCTTCCTGACGAGCTCCAACACGGTGGATCTGGTGGACATCCACTCCGCGTACAAAGAGCTGAGAGGGGACTCTGAGGAGCTCGTGAGCCCT GTCCAGCTATTTGAGTTCTTATCAGGCAACGCCACAGACGGTCCTGCCTCGTCTTTCCCATCAACACCATCTAGCTCACAG GTCATCAAAGCGGCAGTTAGAAGAGTCTTCTGCTCCTACCTGAGCTTGCTCGTCAACACCAAGAACGACCTGGCCTTGGCGCTCACGCTCGACGTTCCCAGCCGCTCACTGGGCCGCCGGACCTTCACGGACGTGAAACACGCGGCGCGGAGCAGCAGCACGTCCCTCTTTTTG GCGCTGACGTCTTTCGTGAGGGCCATCCAGCTCGGCGGGAAGGGCTACGCTCCGGCCGAGACGGACCCGCTGAGGAAGCACGTCAAGGGCCTGTCCAGCTTTGTGCAGTTCCTGGACGACCTGGAGGAGATCCTGGGGGAGACGCCTGACCCGAG TGTGTGCGGGGCCAAGCTGGTGTCGGCCATCCGGGCGGCGCTGGTCAAAGGGTGCTCCGGCGGGGACGCGGTGAGCGCTGCGACCGAGGAGACTGCGACCGAGCTAAAGGCTAGGATCTGCGAGCTGAACCAGGAACAGAAGGAAACCTCGCCGGGAGGCGGGACGGGGATCAGCCCTGCCAGG CCCAAAGCGCACACGGTCAACCACGCCACAGCGTACGGAGGTCGCGACACCGTGAAGCTGCTGATGGCGCTGCTGGACGAAGAAGCGCTGAGGCCGCCCTGCGCCAACAAGGCTGATCTGCTGTCCGAGGACCAGCCGGTCCTGAACGGAAGCCAGGGCACGAGTGTCCTCGCCTTGTTCAG ATCCCCCGAAGTGTCTACTGGATCGTCGCCAGAGCCCCTCAAGAACAGAGTCCAGAGCCGCCTGGACCCGCTCAGACCCAAG GTGGGACCCAGAACCATCCGATCCCAGTTCGCCTGCACTTACACAGATGAAGAACCGCCCCTCAACCGCGTCCTGGACTTCCACAGCACCAGCCAGGTGCCCACTTGCGTGCACCCCGCACCCAAACCCAGAACCGTGGACGCTGAGGCCCCGTCGTCAG GAAGCAGGGTCCTCGCTCCGAGGAGCGGAAACGCCCCCCTGACCCGAGACCCGGACCACACGACGAAGAAGAGGAAGCGGGCCGACGAGGATCTGGAAAAGGTCCGAGGTGAGGCGAAGCAGACCAAGACCAGGACAAAGCGCGGCGCCAAGAAGAAGCTGATTGCGGGACAAGCGACGCTCAGCAGCTTCTTTAGGGTCTGA
- the parpbp gene encoding PCNA-interacting partner isoform X1 — protein MRAVVDALAQMVRTFRRACPRLKRSERTTVHGADAMLMVLQLAMADVSKQLSGEFKVALSNVLLAWKHLLLHKLHLRPPGAPRLENYDLILEAYEGFLTSSNTVDLVDIHSAYKELRGDSEELVSPVQLFEFLSGNATDGPASSFPSTPSSSQQVIKAAVRRVFCSYLSLLVNTKNDLALALTLDVPSRSLGRRTFTDVKHAARSSSTSLFLALTSFVRAIQLGGKGYAPAETDPLRKHVKGLSSFVQFLDDLEEILGETPDPSVCGAKLVSAIRAALVKGCSGGDAVSAATEETATELKARICELNQEQKETSPGGGTGISPARPKAHTVNHATAYGGRDTVKLLMALLDEEALRPPCANKADLLSEDQPVLNGSQGTSVLALFRSPEVSTGSSPEPLKNRVQSRLDPLRPKVGPRTIRSQFACTYTDEEPPLNRVLDFHSTSQVPTCVHPAPKPRTVDAEAPSSGSRVLAPRSGNAPLTRDPDHTTKKRKRADEDLEKVRGEAKQTKTRTKRGAKKKLIAGQATLSSFFRV, from the exons ATGCGCGCTGTAGTCGACGCGTTGGCGCAGATGGTGAGGACCTTCAGACGAGCGTGTCCTCGGCTGAAGCGGTCTGAGCGGACCACGGTTCACGGCGCTGACGCCATGCTGATGGTGCTGCAGCTGGCCATGGCTGACGTGAGCAAGCAG CTAAGTGGGGAGTTCAAGGTGGCTCTCAGCAACGTCCTGCTGGCGTGGAAACACTTACTGCTGCACAAGCTTCACCTGCGGCCCCCCGGGGCTCCACGCTTGGAGAACTATGATCTCATCCTGGAGGCGTACGAGGGCTTCCTGACGAGCTCCAACACGGTGGATCTGGTGGACATCCACTCCGCGTACAAAGAGCTGAGAGGGGACTCTGAGGAGCTCGTGAGCCCT GTCCAGCTATTTGAGTTCTTATCAGGCAACGCCACAGACGGTCCTGCCTCGTCTTTCCCATCAACACCATCTAGCTCACAG CAGGTCATCAAAGCGGCAGTTAGAAGAGTCTTCTGCTCCTACCTGAGCTTGCTCGTCAACACCAAGAACGACCTGGCCTTGGCGCTCACGCTCGACGTTCCCAGCCGCTCACTGGGCCGCCGGACCTTCACGGACGTGAAACACGCGGCGCGGAGCAGCAGCACGTCCCTCTTTTTG GCGCTGACGTCTTTCGTGAGGGCCATCCAGCTCGGCGGGAAGGGCTACGCTCCGGCCGAGACGGACCCGCTGAGGAAGCACGTCAAGGGCCTGTCCAGCTTTGTGCAGTTCCTGGACGACCTGGAGGAGATCCTGGGGGAGACGCCTGACCCGAG TGTGTGCGGGGCCAAGCTGGTGTCGGCCATCCGGGCGGCGCTGGTCAAAGGGTGCTCCGGCGGGGACGCGGTGAGCGCTGCGACCGAGGAGACTGCGACCGAGCTAAAGGCTAGGATCTGCGAGCTGAACCAGGAACAGAAGGAAACCTCGCCGGGAGGCGGGACGGGGATCAGCCCTGCCAGG CCCAAAGCGCACACGGTCAACCACGCCACAGCGTACGGAGGTCGCGACACCGTGAAGCTGCTGATGGCGCTGCTGGACGAAGAAGCGCTGAGGCCGCCCTGCGCCAACAAGGCTGATCTGCTGTCCGAGGACCAGCCGGTCCTGAACGGAAGCCAGGGCACGAGTGTCCTCGCCTTGTTCAG ATCCCCCGAAGTGTCTACTGGATCGTCGCCAGAGCCCCTCAAGAACAGAGTCCAGAGCCGCCTGGACCCGCTCAGACCCAAG GTGGGACCCAGAACCATCCGATCCCAGTTCGCCTGCACTTACACAGATGAAGAACCGCCCCTCAACCGCGTCCTGGACTTCCACAGCACCAGCCAGGTGCCCACTTGCGTGCACCCCGCACCCAAACCCAGAACCGTGGACGCTGAGGCCCCGTCGTCAG GAAGCAGGGTCCTCGCTCCGAGGAGCGGAAACGCCCCCCTGACCCGAGACCCGGACCACACGACGAAGAAGAGGAAGCGGGCCGACGAGGATCTGGAAAAGGTCCGAGGTGAGGCGAAGCAGACCAAGACCAGGACAAAGCGCGGCGCCAAGAAGAAGCTGATTGCGGGACAAGCGACGCTCAGCAGCTTCTTTAGGGTCTGA